In the Colletotrichum higginsianum IMI 349063 chromosome 7 map unlocalized unitig_7, whole genome shotgun sequence genome, one interval contains:
- a CDS encoding FAD-dependent monooxygenase — MMTVKSIASFFALVSALGVSAQQTCKLTPLDAAWPTEADWSTLNTTLGGSLLQTRPIASSCYPGNPFHSSQACDEVKKGWGYSYYHASLPESIDSPLYANNSCLPPGAPGYSPDKGCELGGSPVYVVNATNEDQIATAMRWASERNIRIVIKGTGHDLNGRSSGAYSLSIWTHNFQQFEYNAEWRSPSDNRTEAAITLGSGHSWGSASRGAAQFGRVVVGGVDESVGVGGHMQGGGHGPLSSTFSLAADQILQARVVAVDGRILVANEAQHQDLLWAIRGGGAGQYGVVTEYVIKAHPNPDNVVSSAIEVSATGNDTASKEAAWRAFAVLLASVPDLMDVGLTGTGIGTAAAALNSSSDALRKATGSISFFTYNTTQERMSSLLEPVRDRILAEIGNSSVSVSLSEPSVQADFMTFFESVNEAPSAAGTAGLMTSRLLGRKELSDIPIPTLASHLQQLMVTQDPTGTALMVIGLQGGQGPRNAPEVMRGSLNPAWRSAYIHMMSYGASADPTLSPQEALNSAAKWLEETKEPVWREWAPGSGAYMNEGNAFNTMFKEDFYGAPYDRLVAIKRKYDPTESLFVLSGVGSDAWEYDLNSGRLCKTSG; from the exons ATGATGACAGTTAAATCAATCGCTTCGTTCTTTGCCCTTGTGAGCGCCCTGGGCGTCTCCGCGCAGCAGACTTGCAAACTCACCCCCCTTGATGCCGCCTGGCCGACCGAGGCCGACTGGTCTACGCTGAACACcaccctcggcggctccCTTCTCCAAACCAGACCCATTGCATCGTCTTGTTATCCTGGGAACCCCTTTCACTCGTCCCAAGCTTGCGATGAAGTAAAGAAGGGATGGGGGTACTCATACTACCACGCCTCTCTCCCCGAATCCATCGACTCCCCTTTGTACGCCAACAACTCGTGTTTGCCCCCGGGCGCTCCCGGATACTCTCCGGACAAGGGCTGCGAGCTTGGTGGGTCGCCAGTGTACGTCGTCAATGCCACGAACGAGGATCAGATTGCAACTGCGATGCGCTGGGCTAGCGAGCGGAACATTCGCATTGTGATCAAGGGAACCGGCCATGATCTCAATGGCAG ATCCTCCGGTGCATACTCGCTGTCGATCTGGACGCACAACTTCCAGCAGTTCGAATACAACGCCGAGTGGAGGTCTCCCAGCGACAACAGGACCGAGGCGGCTATCACGCTGGGCAGTGGTCACAGCTGGGGCTCCGCCTCCCGGGGTGCTGCGCAGTTCGGCagggtcgtcgtcggcggcgttgatgagTCCGTCGGAGTTGGCGGGCATATGCAGGGCGGTGGCCACGGCCCTCTTTCGAGCACCTTCAGCCTGGCGGCAGACCAGATCCTGCAGGCGCGTGTAGTCGCAGTGGACGGTCGCATTCTGGTGGCCAACGAGGCGCAACACCAAGACCTCCTTTGGGCTATccgcggcggaggagctgGCCAGTACGGCGTCGTCACCGAGTACGTCATCAAGGCACACCCAAACCCCGACAACGTTGTCTCGAGCGCCATCGAAGTGTCCGCGACGGGCAACGACACGGCATCCAAGGAGGCGGCCTGGAGGGCCTTTGCGGTCCTACTCGCCAGCGTCCCCGACTTGATGGACGTCGGACTGACTGGTACTGGCATCGGCACCGCCGCGGCTGCCCTGAACAGCTCTTCCGACGCGTTGCGGAAGGCCACGGGTTCCATCAGCTTTTTCACATACAACACAACACAAGAAAGGATGTCGTCGTTGCTTGAACCCGTGAGGGACAGGATTCTGGCTGAGATTGGAAACAGTTCCGTCAGTGTGAGCCTCAGCGAGCCGAGCGTACAGGCTGACTTCATGACCTTCTTTGAGAGCGTCAACGAAGCTCCCAGCGCTGCGGGCACCGCTGGTCTGATGACGAGCCGCCTACTCGGCCGCAAGGAACTTTCGGACATTCCCATCCCGACTTTGGCCTCTCACCTCCAGCAACTCATGGTGACGCAGGACCCAACAGGCACCGCTCTTATGGTTATCGGCCTTCAGGGCGGACAGGGGCCTCGCAACGCCCCGGAGGTAATGCGCGGCTCGCTCAACCCCGCGTGGCGCTCGGCTTACATCCACATGATGAGCTATGGGGCATCCGCCGACCCTACTCTCTCGCCCCAGGAGGCCCTCAACAGTGCCGCAAAGTGGTTGGAGGAGACTAAGGAGCCCGTCTGGCGCGAGTGGGCGCCGGGATCTGGTGCCTACATGAACGAGGGCAACGCATTCAACACCATGTTCAAAGAAGACTTTTATGGGGCTCCCTACGATCGTTTGGTTGCGATCAAGCGCAAGTATGATCCTACCGAGAGCCTGTTCGTCTTGTCGGGCGTCGGAAGCGATGCGTGGGAGTATGATCTGAACAGCGGCAGGCTGTGCAAAACGTCTGGATGA
- a CDS encoding Sterol glucosyltransferase: MRDYWELSGPFGLAVRAAVRIFQFIFAIVTIGLYAASLASWDYSTNVSRTNWIFALVPAVLSALTCAYHVFATVTHAAWSVWDFGLAVIWAALCGVSSTTLVRGDDGNIVTGDVRTRLAAGAWIAGVSMILWLLSAIHGCAYCCASRKWTRTTKQERDKDDMEELPDRSQREV, translated from the coding sequence ATGAGAGACTACTGGGAACTCTCCGGCCCCTTTGGCCTCGcggtccgcgccgccgtacGAATTTTCCAGTTCatcttcgccatcgtcacAATCGGCCTCTACGCCGCCTCTCTCGCCTCGTGGGACTATTCGACAAACGTCAGCAGGACCAACTGGATAttcgccctcgtccccgCCGTCCTCTCGGCCCTGACCTGCGCCTACCACGTCTTCGCCACCGTCACACACGCCGCCTGGTCCGTCTGGGACTTTGGTCTCGCCGTCATCTGGGCCGCGCTCTGTGGCGTGTCTTCGACTACCCTCGTGCGAGGTGATGATGGGAACATTGTCACCGGGGATGTGAGGACGAGACTCGCCGCGGGAGCATGGATTGCAGGCGTCAGCATGATCCTCTGGCTTCTGAGTGCCATCCACGGCTGCGCCTACTGTTGTGCCTCGAGGAAGtggacaaggacgacgaaacaagagagagacaaggaTGACATGGAGGAGCTCCCCGATAGAAGCCAACGAGAAGTGTAG